One Aegilops tauschii subsp. strangulata cultivar AL8/78 chromosome 7, Aet v6.0, whole genome shotgun sequence genomic window carries:
- the LOC109779211 gene encoding putative ubiquitin-like-specific protease 1B, which produces MNHDTLPSPPSPSSSTISPVFPLHDIKEPNSHKEIKVDETYDYLPQDYTLTDHDLCAHIAIESSLRKQLLVQIDGSSVLQHQLMCLLDEKEWVNDDVINAYICCIKDQIHLQNDNKVYFESPFVTSLFKRDGTIGIQEGSAFMTEIVLEYMQHDMIKLPINANNTHWYLAVVNRKKCEVQVLDSLCWNSDRDDLANTLRGIQFHLDLLKSQKLVSDDWKDVDLTEWKITEQLQKAIQKDSSSCCLFMVKFMEYFIGCALSYPITQEMITSFRFKLASILLCWKTNTAAMTTIVEESDDDSKGDPDDVQILESLDDIKNKNKNPIIC; this is translated from the exons ATGAATCATGATACACTACCATCACCTCCATCCCCATCTAGCTCGACAATATCTCCTGTTTTCCCATTGCATGATATTAAGGAACCAAATTCACATAAAGAGATCAAAGTTGATGAGACATATGATTATCTCCCACAAG ACTATACATTGACCGACCATGATCTATGTGCTCATATAGCAATAGAATCATCTTTGAGAAAACAATTGCTGGTTCAGATAGATGGAAGTTCTGTCTTGCAACATCAATTGATGTGCCTGCTAGATGAGAAAGAGTGGGTAAATGATGAT GTGATCAATGCATATATATGTTGTATAAAGGACCAAATACATCTCCAGAATGATAATAAAGTATATTTTGAGAGTCCATTTGTTACCTCACTATTTAAACGAGATGGCACCATTGGAATACAAGAAGGTAGTGCCTTCATGACAGAGATTGTCCTCGAATATATGCAGCATGACATG ATTAAACTTCCAATAAATGCCAATAACACACATTGGTATTTAGCTGTTGTGAATAGAAAAAAATGTGAGGTTCAAGTTCTAGACTCATTGTGCTGGAATTCTGACAGAGATGATCTTGCTAATACG CTACGAGGAATACAATTTCATTTGGACCTTCTTAAAAGTCAAAAGTTGGTAAGCGACGATTGGAAAGACGTTGATCTTACTGAATGGAAGATCACAGAACAATTACAAAAGGCAATTCAAAAAGATAGTTCTTCATGTTGTTTATTTATGGTTAAATTTATGGAATATTTCATCGGATGTGCACTATCCTACCCAATTACACAG GAAATGATTACTTCTTTTAGGTTTAAGTTAGCCAGCATACTATTATGTTGGAAAACAAACACTGCAGCAATGACTACAATCGTTGAAGAAAGTGACGATGACAGCAAGGGAGATCCTGATGATGTTCAAATATTGGAAAGTTTAGATGAtataaaaaacaaaaacaaaaatccCATTATCTGTTGA
- the LOC141027122 gene encoding uncharacterized protein, with product MSDEHPLSRPMLPLATTPEVPKASNPTQVEAKEVQLSDIAPIMLDDTDVKTKIDDIAELDIAEDFDNRSSKKAKISESRVLEPSPMSPTMKTSSPGSECFESFVPE from the exons ATGAGTGATGAACATCCGTTGAGCCGTCCAATGTTGCCTTTGGCAACTACACCAGAG GTGCCAAAGGCATCCAATCCAACTCAGGTGGAGGCCAAGGAGGTTCAGCTCTCGGACATTGCACCAATAATGCTGGATGATACCGACGTGAAGACT AAAATAGATGACATCGCTGAACTGGACATTGCAGAGGATTTTGATAACCGGTCTTCCAAAAAGGCAAAAATTTCTGAATCACGTGTACTGGAACCATCACCTATGTCACCAACTATGAAAACATCTTCTCCAGGTTCAGAGTGTTTTGAATCGTTTGTGCCGGAATAA